The Onychomys torridus chromosome 4, mOncTor1.1, whole genome shotgun sequence genome includes a window with the following:
- the Prnd gene encoding prion-like protein doppel produces MTNRLGTWGLAIFCMLLASHFSTVKARGIKHRFKWNRKALPSSGQITEARVAENRPGTFIKQGRKLDIDFGAEGNRYYAANYWQFPDGIYYEGCSDANVTKEMLVTSCINATQAANQAEFSREKQDSKLHQRVLWRLIKEICSTKRCDFWLERGAALRVTVDQPAMICLLGFIWFFVK; encoded by the coding sequence ATGACGAACCGCCTGGGCACATGGGGGCTGGCCATCTTCTGTATGCTGCTTGCCAGCCACTTCTCCACAGTCAAGGCCAGGGGCATAAAGCACAGGTTCAAGTGGAACCGGAAGGCCCTGCCCAGCAGCGGCCAGATCACTGAAGCCCGCGTGGCTGAGAACCGCCCAGGAACCTTCATCAAGCAAGGGCGAAAGTTGGACATTGACTTCGGAGCAGAGGGCAACAGGTACTACGCAGCCAACTACTGGCAGTTCCCAGATGGGATCTACTATGAAGGCTGCTCTGACGCCAATGTGACCAAGGAGATGCTGGTGACCAGCTGCATCAACGCCACCCAGGCGGCCAACCAGGCTGAGTTCTCCCGGGAGAAGCAGGATAGCAAGCTCCACCAGCGAGTCCTCTGGCGGCTGATCAAAGAGATCTGCTCCACCAAGCGCTGTGATTTCTGGCTGGAAAGGGGAGCTGCACTGCGGGTCACTGTGGACCAGCCAGCAATGATCTGCCTGCTGGGTTTCATTTGgttctttgtaaaataa